The genomic DNA TGTCCGCCGGAATCGGGAACGGAAAGTCGAAATGGGCAACCTGCGCGAGGGCGTGCACGCCAGCATCGGTGCGACCCGACCCGTACACCCCGAAGGTCCCGTCCGGCTGCTTGGCCATCCGATTCACAAGCTTGGTCAGCACCCCTTCCACCGTTCGCTGGTGGGGTTGGCGTTGAAAGCCGGCAAACTGGGTCCCATCGTAGGCAAACGTGATTTTATAGCGTTGTGTCATTTACACCCCTCGCAATCCAATTACAATCAAACCCACCAGCAGAATCAGGCCCAGAGCCGCGGTATCTAAGCGGTGCCAGTGGTACTGGTAGTAGCTACTGCGGGGCTGACTCGCATCATACCCGCTCGCACCCAGAGCATCCGCCAGGTTATCCGCGTGGCGAAAGGCCGAGACCAGTAAGGGAATGATCAACGCCAGGACGTTTTTGACCCGGTGCCAGAGCTTCCCGCTGTTAAAGACCACACCCCGGGAGCGCTGGGCGTTCATAATCGTCTGCATCTCGTTCAACAAGGTTGGAATAAACCGGAGCGCAATTGAGATCATGATTCCAATCATGGCGACCGGGACCCCGACCCGTTTCAAGGGTGTCAGTAACGTTTCAACCCCCTTCGCAATCGCGTTTGGAGACGTGGTCACCGTCAAAAGCATCGCAACGATAATAATCAGTAAGAACCGGACAAAGATTAAGCCGGCCGTCGTCACCCCAACGCTGGTGACGTTGATCGGACCCCAGTGCCAGTAGGTCGTGCCTCCGTGGCCAAAGGCCAACTGAATCACAACCGTGAACGCGATTAACCACACAAACGGGCGTAACGAGGTCACGAGCAGGTGTAATGGCACCTGGGCGAGGCGGACCAGCCCCAGGATGACGGCGGTCAACCAGGCGTAGTTCAGCCCGTTGTTCGCCAGTAAAATCCAGGTAATTAACAGCAGCAACCCAACAATTTTTCCGGTGGGATGGAGGCGATGGAGAAGCGAGTGACCCGGCAGGTAGTTTCCAAAAACCAGTTGATTCATTTGGCCGCCTCCTTTCGAAGGTGAGCGAGGACCTGGGCTACCAGTTCCAGGCGGGTCAGGGGCAGCTGGTCGAACGTGATCCCCTGGGCTTGGAGCGCACGCCCGACCCGCACCGCCCCAGGCAGCACGAACTGGTTCGGTGTGGTTTGAAAGAAGGTTCGAGGCGTCGTGTCCTGGGTAATGCGGCCGGCTTGCAGCACGACCACCCGCTGCGCATACCGCGCCACGATGTCCATTTCGTGGGTAATCATGATGATGGTAACGTGCTGCTCCCGATTTAAGCTGTGCAGTAATTCCAAAATGGCCCGCCGCCCATGGCCATCGAGACCGACCGTTGGTTCATCGAGAATCAGGAGCTTGGGTTGGCTCGCCAGCACGCCGGCAAGTGCGACCCGTCGCATCTGGCCCCCGGATAGTTCAAATGGGGACCGGGACAGTAATTCTGGCGCAATTCCCACCTGCGCCAAACTTGCTCGGGCCTGGCGATCGGCCACCTCCGCGGTCGCTCCAAAGTTCCGCGGTCCAAAGGCAACGTCCTGGAGCACGGTTTCCGCAAACAACTGCTGTTCAGGGGATTGAAAGACCATCCCCACCTGGGACCGAAGCTGTTGTAACTGACTGGCCTTGAGCCGGGGCTGGAGTGCAACGCCTAAGACGTCAACCGTCCCCATCTGAGCGAACTGGAGTCCATTCAGAAGCTTCACTAACGTTGATTTCCCGCTCCCGGTCGTCCCGACGATTGTTACAAACTCACCTGCAGCCACGCTTAAACTCACGTCATGGAGCGCAGCGTGTGCCACCGGCGTGTTAACCCCATAGGTATAGTGAACGTGGTTTAAAGTAACTTGGTGAGCCATTGAATCAATTCCCTTTCGTTTAAATCATGGTCCGGGACAGGGACGCCGGCCGTTGCTAAATCACGTTGGACTTGCAAGCTAAACGGCCGTTCCAGCTGTAGCTGCGTCAGGAGCTGGTCCTGCTGAAATAACGCCGCCGGAGTGCCCGTAAAGGCCACCTGGTGATCAGCTAGCGCCACGACCTGCTCGGCAATCCCTAACATTTCTAAGTCGTGGGTGATGAGCACGATCGTCAGGCCGGTTTGTTGTTGCAGGCGTTTCACAATCTGGTTGAGTTCAGCTTTAGCCTGGGGGTCCAGCATGCTCGTCGCTTCGTCTAAGATTAAAACTTCGGGCGTCACTGCTAGTGCACTGGCGAGAGCAACCCGTTGCTTTTGACCCCCGGAGAGCAAGCCGGGTTCGCGATCCCGGTACGTCCACATCCCCACTTGGTCTAAGGCCGTGCGAACCCGTTGGTGCATTACGGAACGCGGCACGTTCCGATTTTCCAACCCAAAGGCGGTGTTTTCGGCAACCGTCGCGCCGACAATTTGGTCATCGGGGTTTTGAAAAACGATCCCGATCCGCTGCCGGAGCCGGGTAATGGTCGTGGCCGTGACTTCTTCCTGATCAAGGAAGATCTGCCCCTGATCGGCCGTCAACAAGCCCGTTATAAGCTTGGCAATCGTACTCTTCCCACTTCCATTCGCCCCGACCAGGGCAACCGTTTGCCCAGCTGGAATCTGGAAGGAAACCTGCTCCAGCACCGGAGTTTCCGGTTGGTACGAAAAGTCAACGCCCTGAAATTCAATTGTCGCGGTCACTACAACCACCTCCTTGAGATTGGAATTTAATTTTATGTATAAAAAAATCACTAAAAGATTGAGGCGCATGGTCAGACCACATTCAAGCTAGACTTGGACCTTCCATCATCATAACGCTTTATACCTCAACCTTAGTGATTCAGTGAAAATATGAAATTAGGGGTAACCTAATCCTTAAACAAATTCTAAGATAACCATTTGTGCACCGTCACCACGACGTGGCATCGTCTTCAAAATCCGAGTGTAACCACCTTGACGATCTTGATACTTCGGTGCGAGTTCATCAAACAATTTTTGTAATGCCGTCGTAACTTTGATGTCATCGCCGTCTTCTTTCACATCGGCAATCGTGTTTTGTAAGTAAGCAGCAGCCCGCCGACGTGCAGCTAAGTCACCCTTCTTACCTAACGTCACCATTTGTTCGGCTAATGATCTCACCGTCTTTGCTTTAGCTTCGGTCGTTTCGATCCGATCGTTGACGATTAATTCAGTAGTCAAGTTACGAAGCATAGCACGACGAGGGCCTTTTTCGCGACCAAATTTACGATAACTCATAAGTGGGAGCCTCCTTTTTAATTAGTCTTCTTTACGAAATGATAATCCAAGCCCTTCCAGCTTCTGTTCGATTTCTTCCAGGGACTTACGTCCGAGGTTGCGAACTTTCATCATGTCAGCCATGGATTTATCGGTTAATTCTTGCACGGTATTAATTCCAGCTCGTTTTAAACAATTGTAAGAACGAACGGAAAGATCCAATTCTTCAATTGACATTTCGAGCATTTTTTCTTTATGGCTTTCTTCTTTTTCCACCATGACGTTAGCTTGTTGGGCCTTGTCCGTGAGGTCCACGAACATTTCTAAGTGTTGTGATAACACTTTGGCTGCCAAGCTAATCGCTTCGGAAGGAGTAATTGAACCATTAGTCCAAACATCGAGAGTCAATTTATCAAAGTCATCACGCTGTCCAACACGCGTATCTTCAACCTGATAGTTAACACGTTCGATTGGGGTATAGATCGAATCGACTGGTAACACGCCAATTGGCATTTCGTCATTTCTAGCTTTATTTTCTTCAGCTGATACATAACCACGGCCCTTGTTCGCCGTTACCGTCATGTGTAAAGTAGCACCCTCAGCAACCGTTGCAATGTGCAAATCGGGATTCAAAATCGTGGTATCACTGTCAGTGACGAGGTCCGCCCCAGTTACATCGGCCGGACCAGTAACGTTCACACTCATCGTGTGGGTTTCGTTTTGATCGTCTTCACTTTCAATTTTCACTTTCAACTTTTTCAAGTTCAAAATGATCTTTGTGACATCCTCAGTAACCCCTTTAACGGTTGAGAATTCGTGTAAAACACCATCAATTTGAACACTAGTAACTGCAGCGCCTGGTAAAGAAGCTAGTAAAACTCGTCGTAGCGAGTTCCCCAAGGTTGTCCCGTAACCACGTTCTAATGGTTCGACAACTACTTCACCATAGTTATTTGTTTCTTCAATTTTGTGAATGTTTGGCTTTTCAAATTCAATCATTCTAACTTCTACCCCTTTCAAACAGCGTTGAGTCTATTACAAAATGAGCTTGCATTAATATTAAACTCGACGACGTTTTGGAGGACGGCAACCGTTATGAGGAACTGGAGTAACGTCACGAATTGCGGCAACTTCCAGTCCAGTTGTTTGTAAAGCCCGAATTGCAGATTCACGACCCGAACCAGGCCCCTTCACTGCAACTTCCACAGTCTTCATACCATGTTCCATGGCTGCTTTTGCGGCCGCTTCAGCAGCCATTTGGGCAGCAAATGGAGTTGATTTCCGACTACCACGGAACCCTAATGCACCAGCAGATGACCAAGCAATCGCGTTTCCTTGAACGTCAGTAATCATTACTAAGGTGTTGTTGAACGTTGAGTGAATGTGAGCCACCCCAGCTTCAACGTGCTTTCTTGCTTTCCGTTTGCGAGTATTCTTCTTAACCATAGGGACTGATAACCTCCTTTTTAATTATTATTTTTTCGTTCTCTTACCTTTTCTGGTCCGAGCATTATTCTTCGTGTGTTGACCTCTTGAAGGCAAACCACGACGGTGACGCAACCCACGGTATGAACCGATTTCTGAGAGCCGTTTGATGTTCATGCTAACTTCACGACGCAAGTCACCTTCGATGGTGTATTCATCGAGCGCAACCCGGATCTTATCTTCTTGTTCAGGAGTTAAGTCTTGCGTCCGAACGTCTTCTGAAACCCCAGCTTGTTGCAACACTTTTTGGGCAGTTGTGTTTCCAACTCCGTAAATGTAAGTCAGGGCAATGACAACACGCTTGTTACGTGGTAAATCTACTCCGGCAATACGAGCCATTAATGTCCACCTCCTCTAATTTAAGCTTATTTTCCTTGGCGTTGTTTGTGCTTAGCGTTGGCAGAGCAAATTACCATTACTCGACCCTTGCGCTTAATAATTTTGCAGTTTTCGCACATCTTTTTTACTGATGGTCTTACTTTCATTTTATAACCCTCCTAGATAAACGGTCTTACTTAAACCGATAAGTAATGCGACCTTTGGTTAAATCATATGGTGACATCTCAACAGTTACCCGGTCTCCTGGAAGTATCTTAATGTAATGCATTCTAATCTTACCAGAAACGTGCGCTAAGATTTCGTGGCCGTTTTCAAGTTCGACCCGAAACATGGCGTTTGGTAACGTTTCGGTAATTTTTCCTTCGATTTCAATTACGTTATCTTTCGACACAACAATCCTCCAAAATTTAAATCAATCAAATCCGCTCTAAAAACCGTTCCCAATCCCTACCAATATAGCATATTAGCGGGGATTCGACAACGAAGCTGTTATTTGGTGTGCAATTGAGACAACACTTGATTGATTTCCTTAGTAACCTCCGCGATGGCTTGGTTTCCATCCACCGTGTGCAACAAGTTGCGGTTCGAATAGAAGTCAATTAATGGGGTATTCATCTTTAAATTAACTTCTAACCGATTCTTCACGGTCTCCGGCTTGTCATCGCTTCGTTGGTAAAAGACATGTCCACCACAAACATCACACGTACCTTCAACACGAGGCTTTTTGTACAATTTATGATAAGTAGCACCACAGTTTTTACAAATGAACCGACCAGACAACCGTTCCACGAGGGTGTGCGGATCAACATCAATGTTTAACACCGCATCGAGTGGTTTGGCTAACTTGGTGGTCATCTTTTCTAGTTGTTCGGCCTGGACAATGGTCCGGGGAAACCCATCCAACAAGTACCCGGGCTGGGTATCAGGTTGTTGTAAGCGTTCTTCAACGATTCCACAGGTCACGTCATCGGGAACCAGGTCCCCACGATCAATGTACGTTTGAGCTTTCACTCCCAACGGCGTTTGTTGCTTCATTGCCGCCCGGAAGATGTCTCCGGTCGAAATATGAGGAATCCCATACTGCTCTACAATAAAATCAGCCTGCGTCCCCTTCCCGGCTCCGGGAAGACCCATAATCAACAAATTCATTGCCATTCGTTTGTGCCTCCTACTTTGCCTTGGGATCATTCTGAATGAACCCGGTATATTCTTGTCGCATGGTTAACCCCTTGATTTGGTTCATGAATTCGATGGTCACTCCCACAATAATCAAGAGGTTCGTCCCACCAAGTCCAATCGAGCTGTTTAAGTTCCAGACGTTTTGAGCAATCAACGGGATAATTGAAACGACCCCTAAGAATAATGCCCCAATCGTACTTAACCGCATCAATAACCGCGAAACGTAATCCTGCGTTCCTCGACCGGGCCACACACCAGGAATGTAACTCCCCTGTTTTTGCAGGTTCTCAGCCAGTTTTTGCGGATTAACCTGCACAAAGGCGTAGAAGAACGTGAAGACCACAATAAGAATCGTGTAAAAGGTCGCTCCCATTGAAGTTTGCATGTTAAACAATTCTGATAAGAATTTGAACCAACCCGACTCACCGTAGTTCTTCGTAAAGAACATCAGAATCGTTTGGGGCGTTGAGATAAAGGCACTGGCAAAGATGACAGGAATCACTCCCGCAACGTTCACCTTAAGGGGCAGGTAACTGGAATCAGCTGACCCAGCGGCCCGCCGCGTGTATTGAATTGGAATCCGGCGTTCGGCTTGTTGAACCCAGGTCACAAAGGTCACGATGATCAGCATAATGATGATCAACGCTACGATGAAGAGGGCGGGTTTCCACATTTGATCCATGGCCGTTCCCTGAATGTAATCCCGGTAGATGCTGTCAAATCCAGTCGGAATGTTCGCAACAATTCCAGCAAAGATAATCATGGAAACTCCTTGCCCAACTCCCTTGTCGGTAATCATGTCCCCCATCCAAGTGGTTAACATGGTTCCGGCAGTCAGGATCAGCCCAATACTAATGTAAGTTCCAATCCCGGGGTTTTGCACCAGTTTTAAACTACTTAGGGCGTTAAAACCGGCCGTAATTCCAATTGACTGGGCAAAGGCGAGGAATACGGTTAGCCGCTTGGTCACTTTATCAAGCTTTAATCGCCCAACTTCTCCCTGCTTCCCCCATTCCACAAACTTGGGAACGATGTCCATTTGTAATAACTGAACCACAATTTGAGCAGTAATGTAAGGTGAAACTCCCATCGCAAAGATCGAATAATTAGTTAAACCTCCACCACTGAACATGTTCAAAACGTTAACTAACCCAGAAGAAGCAACTTCTTGAAGTGCCTTTGCGTTAATCCCTGGGACTGTAATGTAAGCACCCAGTCGAAACACAGCGAGAACAACCAGCGTGAACAAAATTTTGTTCCGAATGCCTTTGTCTTGGAATGCACTTTTTAAGGTTGATAACATTAGATCACCTCAGCTTTACCGCCGGCATCTTCAATTGCTTTTTTCGCACTTGCAGAGAACTTGTTGGCTTGAACCGTCAACTGTTTGTCAAGTTGACCGTTACCGAGCACCTTGATTCCGTCCTTGAGGTTCCGGATAATCCCAGTTTCTACTAATGCTTCAGGAGTTACTTCGGCACCGTTGTCAAACGCGTTCAGTTCATTAACGTTCACGATCACAATGTCCTTGCGGTGAATGTTAGTGAATCCGCGTTTTGGAATCCGACGATACAAAGGCATTTGGCCCCCTTCAAAACCTAAACGGGTTTTGCCACGGGCTTTTTGGCCTTTTTGTCCCCGACCAGACGTTTTACCCTTGCTGGAACGACCACGACCCTTCCGAGTCCGTTCTGAACGTGAACCTGCAGCAGCTTTTAATTCGTCTAACTTCATGAATTGCACCTCCTCTTACTTTAAATGTAATTAATCCTTAACTTGTTCAACGTCAACGAGGTGAGCAATTTTGAATAATGCTCCCCGCGTTGCTGCATTATCGGGCTTGATTACACTACTGTTAATCCGGCCTAATCCTAATGCTTCCACAATCTTACGTTGTTTGGGAAGACGATGAGCAGCACTGTGAACTAAAGTAATCTTTAATTGAGCCATCTGTATCTCCTCCTTATTCAGCTAAGTGGTCTGCAGAAACACCACGAAGTTCTGAAACTTCAGTAGCACTCTTCAGTCCCTTTAGCCCTTCGAAAGTTGCCCGGATAACGTTGATTGCTGTGTCAGAACCAAGTCGTTTACTGGTAACATCGTTAATGCCCGCTAAATCCATCACGGCACGAACGGCACCACCAGCAGCTACTCCAGAACCTTCTTCGGCTGGTTTTAACATAATTTTACCCCCGCCGTAAACTCCAACGATTTCGTGGGGAATCGTCGTTCCAACGATAGGAACTTCGATCAAGTTCTTCTTAGCAGCTTCAACGGCCTTCCGAATGGCTTCTGGAACTTCTTGCGCTTTTCCAGTTCCAAAACCAACGTGACCATTTTTGTCACCAACAACCGCTAGGGCAGCAAACCGGAGCCGCCGTCCACCTTTAACAACCTTTGTAATCCGGTTGATGGCAACAACATTATCATCTAAATCCAATTTGTTCGGATCAATAAATTTAGCCATGCGAGTGTCTTCCTCCTTTGATTAAAATTCGAGTCCATTTTCGCGCGCGCCCGATGCTAAGGCAGCCACACGACCATGGTATAAGTAACCACCACGGTCAAAAACAACTTTTTTGATGTTTTTGGCAGTAGCCCGGTCAGCAACTAACTTCCCAACGCTGTTCGCTTGTTCCGTTTTGGTGCTTCCAGTTACTTCTTTGTCAAGAGTTGAGGCACTAGCTAGCGTTACACCCGCTACGTCATCAATTACTTGAGCGTAGATGTTTTTGTTAGAACGGAAAACGTCTAAACGTGGGCACTCAGCAGTACCAGCAATTTTACTACGAACACGAGCATGTCTTACCTTTCGTGTTTTGTTTTTGCTTGGTTTTGAAATCAAAATAGTCACCTCTATTATCTGTTTAAAAACTACTTACCAGTCTTACCTTCTTTAAGCACAATCCGTTCGCCTTCGTAACGAATCCCTTTCCCTTTGTAAGGTTCTGGGGAACGAATTGCACGAACTTTAGCGGCAAAATCACCAACGTGTTGTTTGTTAATTCCTTCGATTTGAATCGTCGTGTTGTCAGGAACTTGCACGTCAAGGTCTTCTGGAAGCGGTACTTCAACGGGGTTGGAGTAACCAACGTTTAAAATTAAGGTTTTGCCCTTTAATTGGGTCCGGTATCCAACCCCAACTAACTTAAGGTTCTTCTTAAATCCGTTGGCCACCCCTTCAACCATGTTGTTGAAGTTCGCACGGGAAGTTCCGTGCATGGCGCGCATTTTGTTGTCGTACTTACCAGCTGGTTCGAAGTTAACTTCGTTCCCGTTCACCTTCATTTCCACCATTGGAGAGAAAGTTTGGGTTAATTCACCCTTAGGACCCTTAACGGTCACTTGGTCACCGTTTTGAGTGACCGTAACCCCTTCTGGGATTTCAACTGTTTTGTAACCAATTCTACTCATCTGTTAAACACCTCCATTTCCGTTGTGATGATTACCAAACGTAAGCTAACACTTCGCCACCGACTTTTTTGTCGCGAGCTTCTTTGTCAGTGATAACTCCGTTTGAAGTTGAGATGATCGCAATCCCTAAACCATTCAAGACCTTAGGAACATCATCTGATTTAACATACGAACGTAAACCAGGCTTTGAAATTCGTTTCAAGCCCGAAATAACGCGTTCGTCGTTTTTTCCATATTTGAGGAAAACCCGGATTACGCCTTGTTTATCGTCTTCGATGTATTCAACCCGACTGATAAATCCTTCGCGCTTCAAGATTTCAGCAATATTACGTTTAATTTTAGATGCAGGTACATCAACTGAAGTATGGCGTGCCATGTTGGCATTCCGAATTCGAGTTAAAAAGTCTGCAATTGGATCTGTCATTGCCATTAGCGTGGAACCTCCCTTTTAGTTTGTTTTTTCTACCAACTAGCTTTCTTCATGCCAGGAATTTGACCCCGGTGGGCAAGTTGACGTAAGCAAACCCGGCATAAGTGGAACTTTTGGTAAACCGCACGAGGTCGACCACAACGTTCGCAACGAGTGTAGTTTTGAGTAGAGAACTTAGCTGGACGCTTGTTCTTTTCTACCATCGATTTTTTAGCCAAATTAAAACCTCCTATTTAGCGAAAGGCATTCCAAATTGTTTGAGCAATTCGTGGCCTTCTTCATCAGTTTTAGCGGTCGTTACCAGCACGATATCTAACCCACGTACTCGGTTAACGTCATCGTAGTTAATTTCTGGGAAAATCAATTGTTCTTTAATTCCCACCGTGTAGTTCCCCCGACCATCAAAGGAGCGGTTTGGCACCCCATGGAAGTCACGAACTCGTGGTAAGGAAACGTTGATTAATTTGTCCAAGAAGGCGTACATTTTGTCACCGCGGAGGGTTACTTTAGCTCCGATTGGCATTCCTTCCCGCAGGCGGAAAGCGGCAATCGATTTCTTAGCTTTCGTAACCAACGGCTTTTGGCCAGCAATTAACGTTAGTTCGTTAACGGCCTCATCTAGGTTCTTGGAATTTGTTACTGCATCACCAACACCCATATTCAAAACAATTTTTTCAAGTTTTGGTCCTTGCATAATTGATGAATAGTTGAATTTTTCTACTAGTGCTGGGAGAATTTCTTTCTTATATCTTTCTTCTAAACGAGTAGACATGCGAATTGTTTCCTCCTTTCACTGACAATCGTTAGTCGATTGCTTTGTGTGATTTCTTTGAAATACGAACTTTTTTACCATCTTTAACTTCGATGCCAACCCGAGTTGGTTCGTTAGTTGATGGGTCGATCAACATTACGTTTGAGGCACTGATCGGTGCTTCAACGTCGAAAACACCACCTTGGGGGTTTCCTTGCGAAGCCTTTTCATGCTTCTTTACTTTGTTGATTCCTTCAACAACTACGCGGTTATCGGCAGCAATGACTTGGGTGATTTTGCCATCTTTTCCCTTGTCTTTTCCAGCGATCACGCGCACTTTGTCACCAGTTTTTAAGAACATTAATCTGGCACCTCCTTATTTTTGTGATTGGATTAAAGAACTTCAGGCGCTAATGAAACGATCTTCATAAAATTGTTATTCCGTAATTCACGAGCAACCGGTCCAAAAATACGGGTACCTTTCGGGCTCTTATCATCGTTAACCAAAACAGCGGCGTTTTCATCAAAGCGAATGTACGAACCATCGTTACGACGGGAAACCGCCTTAGTTCTTACGATCACTGCTTTGACCACGTCCCCTTTTTTGACAACGCCACCTGGTGTTGCTTGTTTAACAGTAGCAACAATTACGTCACCAATTCCAGCATAACGAACTCGTGAACCACCTAAAACTTTGATAGTTAAAAGTTCGCGGGCCCCAGAGTTATCGGCAACCTTCAAACGACTTTCTTGTTGGATCATAGTAAGTGTGTCCTCCCTTCAGCTTTAAAATCAGAATACGATCAAGTGACACAAAGCTAGATAATAACGGCTTCTTCAACAACATCAACGAGACGGAAGTGGACCGACTTCGATAATGGCCGTGTTTCCATGATTTCAACAATATCGTTCATCTTAGCCCGATTGTTTTCATCGCGTGCTTTGTACTTCTTGGTGTATTTGATCCGCTTACCATAAGTTGGATGTGTTTTAGTCGTTTCAACGGCAACCGTGATGGTTTTGTCCATCTTGTCAGAAACAACTCGACCTCTGTATCTCTTACGTTCATTACGTTCTGCGCTCATCTACATAACCCTCCTTTTCTCGGATTTTATTGATTTAATTCCTTTTGCCGCAAAGCTGTTTTGAGCCGGGCGATGGTCTTCCGGACCGTTCTCAAACGAGCGGTGTTTTCCAATTGACCAGTAGCTAATTGAAACCGAAGATTGAACAATTCCTTTTTGTAATCTTGTTCCTTAGCACGCATTTCGTCAGTGGTTAACTTACTAATTTCTTTAGCCTTCATTTGATTCGCCACCTACTTCCTCACGTTTAATAATCTTAGTACGAATTGGCAACTTGTTTGAAGCTAAAGTCAAGGCTTTAATGGCCGTCTCTTCGTTAACACCGGCCACTTCGAAAAGGACCTTACCGCGCTTAACGGGAGCAACCCATCCAGCTGGACTACCTTTCCCTTTACCCATTCGAACTCCAATACCCTTTTCCGTGTATGACTTTTGGGGGAAAATTTTGATCCAAACTTTTCCACCCCGCTTCATGCAACGAGTAATGGCAATTCGGCAAGCTTCAATTTGTCTGTTAGTAATCCAATGTGAATCAATGGCTTGTAAACCATATTCACCGAAAGCAACGCTATTTCCGCCCTTTGAGTGACCGCGTAATTTACCACGGTGTTCACGACGGTGCTTAACACGTTTTGGTACAAGCATGTTTACTTACCTCCCTTACGATTTTCCTCAGGTTTGTCAGGTAAAACTTCACCACGGTTAATCCAAGTTTTCACCCCAATTGAACCATAAGTAGTGTGGGCTTCGTTCCATGAGTAGTCGATGTCAGCACGTAACGTGTGCAGTGGAACCCGACCTTCTGAATAACTTTCGATCCGAGCCATGTCAGCTCCGTTTAACCGGCCAGCTGATTGCGTTTTAACTCCAGTGGCCCCAGCCCGCATTACACCCTTCATTGCTTGGCGCATGGCCCGACGGAA from Fructilactobacillus ixorae includes the following:
- the rplO gene encoding 50S ribosomal protein L15 — encoded protein: MKLDELKAAAGSRSERTRKGRGRSSKGKTSGRGQKGQKARGKTRLGFEGGQMPLYRRIPKRGFTNIHRKDIVIVNVNELNAFDNGAEVTPEALVETGIIRNLKDGIKVLGNGQLDKQLTVQANKFSASAKKAIEDAGGKAEVI
- the rpmD gene encoding 50S ribosomal protein L30, giving the protein MAQLKITLVHSAAHRLPKQRKIVEALGLGRINSSVIKPDNAATRGALFKIAHLVDVEQVKD
- the rpsE gene encoding 30S ribosomal protein S5; amino-acid sequence: MAKFIDPNKLDLDDNVVAINRITKVVKGGRRLRFAALAVVGDKNGHVGFGTGKAQEVPEAIRKAVEAAKKNLIEVPIVGTTIPHEIVGVYGGGKIMLKPAEEGSGVAAGGAVRAVMDLAGINDVTSKRLGSDTAINVIRATFEGLKGLKSATEVSELRGVSADHLAE
- the rplR gene encoding 50S ribosomal protein L18 translates to MISKPSKNKTRKVRHARVRSKIAGTAECPRLDVFRSNKNIYAQVIDDVAGVTLASASTLDKEVTGSTKTEQANSVGKLVADRATAKNIKKVVFDRGGYLYHGRVAALASGARENGLEF
- the rplF gene encoding 50S ribosomal protein L6, whose product is MSRIGYKTVEIPEGVTVTQNGDQVTVKGPKGELTQTFSPMVEMKVNGNEVNFEPAGKYDNKMRAMHGTSRANFNNMVEGVANGFKKNLKLVGVGYRTQLKGKTLILNVGYSNPVEVPLPEDLDVQVPDNTTIQIEGINKQHVGDFAAKVRAIRSPEPYKGKGIRYEGERIVLKEGKTGK
- the rpsH gene encoding 30S ribosomal protein S8; amino-acid sequence: MAMTDPIADFLTRIRNANMARHTSVDVPASKIKRNIAEILKREGFISRVEYIEDDKQGVIRVFLKYGKNDERVISGLKRISKPGLRSYVKSDDVPKVLNGLGIAIISTSNGVITDKEARDKKVGGEVLAYVW
- a CDS encoding type Z 30S ribosomal protein S14, whose product is MAKKSMVEKNKRPAKFSTQNYTRCERCGRPRAVYQKFHLCRVCLRQLAHRGQIPGMKKASW
- the rplE gene encoding 50S ribosomal protein L5 encodes the protein MSTRLEERYKKEILPALVEKFNYSSIMQGPKLEKIVLNMGVGDAVTNSKNLDEAVNELTLIAGQKPLVTKAKKSIAAFRLREGMPIGAKVTLRGDKMYAFLDKLINVSLPRVRDFHGVPNRSFDGRGNYTVGIKEQLIFPEINYDDVNRVRGLDIVLVTTAKTDEEGHELLKQFGMPFAK
- the rplX gene encoding 50S ribosomal protein L24, coding for MFLKTGDKVRVIAGKDKGKDGKITQVIAADNRVVVEGINKVKKHEKASQGNPQGGVFDVEAPISASNVMLIDPSTNEPTRVGIEVKDGKKVRISKKSHKAID
- the rplN gene encoding 50S ribosomal protein L14; this encodes MIQQESRLKVADNSGARELLTIKVLGGSRVRYAGIGDVIVATVKQATPGGVVKKGDVVKAVIVRTKAVSRRNDGSYIRFDENAAVLVNDDKSPKGTRIFGPVARELRNNNFMKIVSLAPEVL
- the rpsQ gene encoding 30S ribosomal protein S17, with product MSAERNERKRYRGRVVSDKMDKTITVAVETTKTHPTYGKRIKYTKKYKARDENNRAKMNDIVEIMETRPLSKSVHFRLVDVVEEAVII
- the rpmC gene encoding 50S ribosomal protein L29, with product MKAKEISKLTTDEMRAKEQDYKKELFNLRFQLATGQLENTARLRTVRKTIARLKTALRQKELNQ
- the rplP gene encoding 50S ribosomal protein L16, translated to MLVPKRVKHRREHRGKLRGHSKGGNSVAFGEYGLQAIDSHWITNRQIEACRIAITRCMKRGGKVWIKIFPQKSYTEKGIGVRMGKGKGSPAGWVAPVKRGKVLFEVAGVNEETAIKALTLASNKLPIRTKIIKREEVGGESNEG